TCAAGCTCGACGACGTGGGCGGCCCGAGCGCCGGCCTGATGTTCGCGCTCGGCATCGTCGACAAGCTGACGCCCGGCGCGCTGACCGGGGGCCGGTTCGTGGCCGGCACGGGGACCATCGACGACACCGGCAAGGTGGGCCCGATCGGTGGCATCGAGATGAAGCTCGTGGGGGCGCGCGAGGCCGGTGCGCGCTACTTCCTGACGCCCGCCGCCAACTGCCCCTCCGCCGCGCCGGCCACGCCCGAGGGACTGACGCTCATCAAGGTCGACACCATCGCCGACGCCGTGAAGTCCCTGGAGAAGGTCCGCAAGGGCGACACGGCGGGCCTCCCCGACTGTTCCCCGGGCTGACGCACCCGGCCGCCGGCCCGCGGCGGCCGCCGGTCACCGGCCCGGGCATCGCGCGCAGACCGGCCCGCGAGCCGCCGGTGGACCGGCCCGGGCAGCGCCGGCAGAGGGGCCGGTACGCGCGGGGGGCGGGCCGGTGCCGCCTCCCCCCGCGGTCCGGGCCCGCCCCCCACCGGCGTACGGCGGTCAGCCCTCGAACGTGGCGGCCAGCGCCTCCGCGAGGCCCGGCACGAGGTCGGCGCCGGTGAGGACCTCCGTCGGCGAGTCCTTCTCGCGGAGCCGGATGGCCGACTCCCGCGCGCCGTCGCGCAGCACGGCCACCGTCATGCGGACCTCCTGACGCTTCGGGTGGGAGGCGACCCACCGGGCGAGGCCCGCCTCGTCGAGGCCGTCGGGGACGGAGCCCTCGACGGACGGCGGCAGCATCAGCCGCTCCACGGTCAGGGCGCAGCCGGTGACGGCGTCGGGCCAGGCGACCGTGGCGAGGAACTCGTCGAGCGGGGCGCCGGAGGGCAGCTCGTCCTGCTCGACGGGGGTGAGGGGGGCGGCGTCCGCGTCACCGCCGAGACCGAGCTGGGCGGCCAGTTCCGGCTCGTCGGCGCGCAACCGCACGGTGTCGACGAGGGCGAAGAGGCGGGCCGGCTGGTCCCAGCCGAGACCCGACGCGTACTCGT
This portion of the Streptomyces changanensis genome encodes:
- a CDS encoding PPA1309 family protein yields the protein MPNVSPSGPPMAASPLTRAVLEIDEYASGLGWDQPARLFALVDTVRLRADEPELAAQLGLGGDADAAPLTPVEQDELPSGAPLDEFLATVAWPDAVTGCALTVERLMLPPSVEGSVPDGLDEAGLARWVASHPKRQEVRMTVAVLRDGARESAIRLREKDSPTEVLTGADLVPGLAEALAATFEG